In Serinus canaria isolate serCan28SL12 chromosome 5, serCan2020, whole genome shotgun sequence, the following proteins share a genomic window:
- the LOC103826647 gene encoding cytosolic phospholipase A2 epsilon-like isoform X1 yields the protein MGSNLSTSETFTSTSAPAVRTAPVSPFNLLTVKILRVRNARKADFLTLSDCYVTLWLPTASAEKVRTRTIRNSKNPVWNEAFCYKIDRRVKNVLELKVCDEDTVTRDDELCTVLFDIDKLTVGRTVRVKFQLNPQAREELEVEFTLQNTLDYPDGIITNGVLVAREVSCLEVRVDTGKLKQQSTNPELTFTVKGSHEGSQKILLDSGPSLHIIIFHCIINDQTRLDIILPEELTGGNETEKSGVLSFPLNSLPLQKEIILEEDNSFHLCLTARKCSGDLDVRLGFSLCMEEQNFLRKRKKYVAAALKKILNLEEDLKEHEVPVVAITTTGGGTRSLTAMYGSLLGLQKLNLLDCISYIGGLSGTTWTMANLYEDANWSQKYLEDAIKEARKQVTKSKICCFSLDCLKYYYNDLMERTKEGHNTSFIDLWGLVIESMLHDKKDEHRLSDQRQAVDNGQNPLPIYVAINLKSNYSAQAFREWLEFTPYEVGLLKYGASIRAEHFGSQFFMGRMVKKLSETRICYMQGMWSSIFSIDVMYVWNLAADSEDFWCRWTRDRVKDIAEEPFLSVNPYEVDTCLFTPSSVFSSTLRDVLTGRPTIAQYPNFIRGFQLHNKYLESEGFSTWKDTVIDSFPNKLMETADNELSLVDTGFFINTSYPPLLRSKREVDVILHLNYSGGSQTLPLDQIAKYFSEQEIPFPKIEISEEDRENLKECYVFEEADSPQAPTVLFFPLVNDTFKKYKAPGVERSPEEMAEGKVDVSSILSPFTTREVCFSEENFDKLVKLTDYNVLNNEKLIIQALRLAVARRKQRNY from the exons ATGGGATCAAATTTAAGTACAAGTGAG ACTTTTACGAGCACCTCAGCACCAGCGGTGAGAACG GCACCAGTATCTCCCTTCAACTTGCTCACTGTAAAAATACTAAGAGTGAGGAATGCCCGGAAGGCAGACTTCC TCACCCTCTCAGACTGCTATGTGACACTGTGGCTGCCCACTGCCTCCGCAGAGAAGGTTCGGACCAGGACCATCAGGAACAGCAAAAACCCTGTTTGGAATGAAGCTTTCTGCTACAAGATTGACCGCCGTGTCAAG AACGTGCTGGAGCTGAAGGTGTGTGACGAAGACACGGTCACCAGGGATGATGAACTCTGCACGGTTCTCTTTGACATAGACAAGCTCACTGTGGGGCGTACTGTCCGTGTGAAGTTCCAGCTGAATCCACAG GCAcgtgaggagctggaggtggagTTCACATTGCAGAACAC tctgGATTATCCTGATGGCATTATTACAAATGGAGTACTAGTG GCACGTGAGGTTTCCTGTTTGGAGGTTAGAGTGGATACAGGGAAGCTGAAGCAGCAATCCACAA ACCCAGAGCTTACATTTACAGTGAAAGGATCACATGAAGGAAGCCAGAAGATTTTGCTGGACTCTGGCCCCAGCCTTCATATAATCATATTCCACTGCATCATAAATGACCAGACAAGACTGGATATCATATTACCAGAAGAG cTGACTGGTGGAAATGAAACAGAGAAATCTGGGgtcctttctttccccctgaATTCACTCCctttgcagaaagaaataatactAGAGGAG GATAATTCCTTTCACTTGTGCTTGACAGCGAGAAAATG CTCAGGAGATCTGGATGTGCGCTTGGGGTTTAGCCTGTGCATGGAGGAACAGAACTTCCTGcggaaaaggaagaaatatgttgctgctgctctgaaaaagattcTTAATTTGGAAGAGGATCTGAAAGAGCATGAG GTGCCTGTGGTGGCCATCACGACAACCGGGGGAGGAACGAGGTCACTCACAGCGATGTATGGCAGCCTGCTGGGCCTCCAGAAACTCAACCTCCTGGACTGCATTTCCTACATCGGGGGTTTATCGGGTACCACATG GACCATGGCAAACTTATATGAAGATGCTAATTGGTCACAAAAATATCTGGAGGATGCAATCAAGGAAGCTCGCAAGCAAGTAACCAAATCTAAgatctgctgtttttctttggatTGTCTGAAGTACTATTACAATGACCTGATGGAGAGGACTAAAGAAGGACATAACACTTCTTTCATAGACCTTTGGGGTCTTGTCATTGAATCCATGCTACATGATAAG aaagacGAGCACAGACTCTCGGACCAGCGTCAGGCAGTGGATAACGGCCAGAACCCACTGCCCATCTATGTGGCCATCAACCTCAAGTCCAACTACAGTGCCCAGGCATTCAGAG AGTGGCTGGAGTTCACTCCTTATGAAGTTGGTCTGCTGAAATACGGAGCATCTATTCGCGCAGAACACTTTGGAAGTCAATTCTTTATGGGAAGGATGGTGAAGAAGCTCTCAGAGACTCGGATCTGCTATATGCAAG GCATGTGGAGCAGTATATTTTCCATAGATGTGATGTATGTCTGGAATTTGGCTGCTGATTCAGAAGATTTCTGGTGCAGATGGACCAGAGACAGAGTAAAAGATATAG CAGAAGAGCCCTTTCTGTCTGTGAATCCCTATGAAGTAGACACGTGTCTATTCACTCCCTCGAGTGTCTTCTCCTCCACTCTGCGAGATGTCTTAACAGGACGTCCAACCATTGCACAGTATCCCAATTTTATCAGAGGCTTCCAGCTGCATAACAAGTACCTGGAGAGTGAAGGATTTTCTACCTGGAAAG ACACAGTGATAGACTCCTTCCCAAATAAACTGATGGAAACAGCAGACAATGAGCTCTCCCTGGTTGATACTGGCTTTTTCATTAATACCAGCTACCCACCTCTCTTGAGGTCGAAGAGAGAGGTCGATGTCATCCTCCATTTGAATTACAGCGGAGGGTCCCAAACACTG CCTCTGGATCAGATTGCAAAGTACTTTTCGGAGCAAGAAATTCCATTTCCCAAAATTGAGATAAGTGAGGAAGACAGGGAAAACTTGAAGGAGTGCTATGTGTTTGAAGAAGCTGACAGTCCACAAGCTCCAacagtgcttttctttcccctagTAAATGATACCTTCAAGAAATATAAAGCTCCTG GTGTGGAAAGGAGTCCTGAAGAGATGGCTGAAGGCAAAGTTGATGTCTCCAGCATCCTCTCCCCCTTTACAACAAGAGAGGTGTGTTTCAGTGAAGAGAATTTTGACAAACTGGTGAAACTGACAGATTACAACGTCCTGAACAACGAGAAGTTGATTATTCAGGCCTTGCGCTTGGCAGTGGCACGGAGGAAGCAGAGGAATTATTAG
- the LOC103826647 gene encoding cytosolic phospholipase A2 epsilon-like isoform X2: protein MGSNLSTSEAPVSPFNLLTVKILRVRNARKADFLTLSDCYVTLWLPTASAEKVRTRTIRNSKNPVWNEAFCYKIDRRVKNVLELKVCDEDTVTRDDELCTVLFDIDKLTVGRTVRVKFQLNPQAREELEVEFTLQNTLDYPDGIITNGVLVAREVSCLEVRVDTGKLKQQSTNPELTFTVKGSHEGSQKILLDSGPSLHIIIFHCIINDQTRLDIILPEELTGGNETEKSGVLSFPLNSLPLQKEIILEEDNSFHLCLTARKCSGDLDVRLGFSLCMEEQNFLRKRKKYVAAALKKILNLEEDLKEHEVPVVAITTTGGGTRSLTAMYGSLLGLQKLNLLDCISYIGGLSGTTWTMANLYEDANWSQKYLEDAIKEARKQVTKSKICCFSLDCLKYYYNDLMERTKEGHNTSFIDLWGLVIESMLHDKKDEHRLSDQRQAVDNGQNPLPIYVAINLKSNYSAQAFREWLEFTPYEVGLLKYGASIRAEHFGSQFFMGRMVKKLSETRICYMQGMWSSIFSIDVMYVWNLAADSEDFWCRWTRDRVKDIAEEPFLSVNPYEVDTCLFTPSSVFSSTLRDVLTGRPTIAQYPNFIRGFQLHNKYLESEGFSTWKDTVIDSFPNKLMETADNELSLVDTGFFINTSYPPLLRSKREVDVILHLNYSGGSQTLPLDQIAKYFSEQEIPFPKIEISEEDRENLKECYVFEEADSPQAPTVLFFPLVNDTFKKYKAPGVERSPEEMAEGKVDVSSILSPFTTREVCFSEENFDKLVKLTDYNVLNNEKLIIQALRLAVARRKQRNY, encoded by the exons ATGGGATCAAATTTAAGTACAAGTGAG GCACCAGTATCTCCCTTCAACTTGCTCACTGTAAAAATACTAAGAGTGAGGAATGCCCGGAAGGCAGACTTCC TCACCCTCTCAGACTGCTATGTGACACTGTGGCTGCCCACTGCCTCCGCAGAGAAGGTTCGGACCAGGACCATCAGGAACAGCAAAAACCCTGTTTGGAATGAAGCTTTCTGCTACAAGATTGACCGCCGTGTCAAG AACGTGCTGGAGCTGAAGGTGTGTGACGAAGACACGGTCACCAGGGATGATGAACTCTGCACGGTTCTCTTTGACATAGACAAGCTCACTGTGGGGCGTACTGTCCGTGTGAAGTTCCAGCTGAATCCACAG GCAcgtgaggagctggaggtggagTTCACATTGCAGAACAC tctgGATTATCCTGATGGCATTATTACAAATGGAGTACTAGTG GCACGTGAGGTTTCCTGTTTGGAGGTTAGAGTGGATACAGGGAAGCTGAAGCAGCAATCCACAA ACCCAGAGCTTACATTTACAGTGAAAGGATCACATGAAGGAAGCCAGAAGATTTTGCTGGACTCTGGCCCCAGCCTTCATATAATCATATTCCACTGCATCATAAATGACCAGACAAGACTGGATATCATATTACCAGAAGAG cTGACTGGTGGAAATGAAACAGAGAAATCTGGGgtcctttctttccccctgaATTCACTCCctttgcagaaagaaataatactAGAGGAG GATAATTCCTTTCACTTGTGCTTGACAGCGAGAAAATG CTCAGGAGATCTGGATGTGCGCTTGGGGTTTAGCCTGTGCATGGAGGAACAGAACTTCCTGcggaaaaggaagaaatatgttgctgctgctctgaaaaagattcTTAATTTGGAAGAGGATCTGAAAGAGCATGAG GTGCCTGTGGTGGCCATCACGACAACCGGGGGAGGAACGAGGTCACTCACAGCGATGTATGGCAGCCTGCTGGGCCTCCAGAAACTCAACCTCCTGGACTGCATTTCCTACATCGGGGGTTTATCGGGTACCACATG GACCATGGCAAACTTATATGAAGATGCTAATTGGTCACAAAAATATCTGGAGGATGCAATCAAGGAAGCTCGCAAGCAAGTAACCAAATCTAAgatctgctgtttttctttggatTGTCTGAAGTACTATTACAATGACCTGATGGAGAGGACTAAAGAAGGACATAACACTTCTTTCATAGACCTTTGGGGTCTTGTCATTGAATCCATGCTACATGATAAG aaagacGAGCACAGACTCTCGGACCAGCGTCAGGCAGTGGATAACGGCCAGAACCCACTGCCCATCTATGTGGCCATCAACCTCAAGTCCAACTACAGTGCCCAGGCATTCAGAG AGTGGCTGGAGTTCACTCCTTATGAAGTTGGTCTGCTGAAATACGGAGCATCTATTCGCGCAGAACACTTTGGAAGTCAATTCTTTATGGGAAGGATGGTGAAGAAGCTCTCAGAGACTCGGATCTGCTATATGCAAG GCATGTGGAGCAGTATATTTTCCATAGATGTGATGTATGTCTGGAATTTGGCTGCTGATTCAGAAGATTTCTGGTGCAGATGGACCAGAGACAGAGTAAAAGATATAG CAGAAGAGCCCTTTCTGTCTGTGAATCCCTATGAAGTAGACACGTGTCTATTCACTCCCTCGAGTGTCTTCTCCTCCACTCTGCGAGATGTCTTAACAGGACGTCCAACCATTGCACAGTATCCCAATTTTATCAGAGGCTTCCAGCTGCATAACAAGTACCTGGAGAGTGAAGGATTTTCTACCTGGAAAG ACACAGTGATAGACTCCTTCCCAAATAAACTGATGGAAACAGCAGACAATGAGCTCTCCCTGGTTGATACTGGCTTTTTCATTAATACCAGCTACCCACCTCTCTTGAGGTCGAAGAGAGAGGTCGATGTCATCCTCCATTTGAATTACAGCGGAGGGTCCCAAACACTG CCTCTGGATCAGATTGCAAAGTACTTTTCGGAGCAAGAAATTCCATTTCCCAAAATTGAGATAAGTGAGGAAGACAGGGAAAACTTGAAGGAGTGCTATGTGTTTGAAGAAGCTGACAGTCCACAAGCTCCAacagtgcttttctttcccctagTAAATGATACCTTCAAGAAATATAAAGCTCCTG GTGTGGAAAGGAGTCCTGAAGAGATGGCTGAAGGCAAAGTTGATGTCTCCAGCATCCTCTCCCCCTTTACAACAAGAGAGGTGTGTTTCAGTGAAGAGAATTTTGACAAACTGGTGAAACTGACAGATTACAACGTCCTGAACAACGAGAAGTTGATTATTCAGGCCTTGCGCTTGGCAGTGGCACGGAGGAAGCAGAGGAATTATTAG